The nucleotide sequence TTCTGTCGTATTCAGCGCGCCTGCGACCCACGGCTCCGGGCCGCCGGGTCCTGCGGATCGAACTGCCCGGACTCGGTGGCCGGAATCTGCCACCACGGGTCCACGGCGATGCCCGCCTCCGACAGCATTGCGGCGAGCTCCTCCATGAACACCCCGCGCCCGGGATCGCAGGAGGGGCTGGACTGGATGCCCATGCCCCCGACGATGGCGTACCCGTGCTGCCGGTAGACCTTCAGCTGCTCCACGAAGGGCTCCAGGATGCGCCGGCAGTGGCGCCGGTACTCCGGGGTATCGTACTGCGCATAGGTCATACCGGGGCGGTCCGGTCCGAGGAAGGTGAACTCCGGGCAGGGAAGTTGGAGTATCCCCCAGCCCTGTGCCTGAATCCATTCCACGGCATCCTTCATGATGCCGGTCGAGCGCGCATCGCCCGGGAAGACCGTGTTCTGGTTCAGCACGCAATGGGCCGTGATGATGACCTTCCGGCTACGCCGCACCGCTCTGCGACCTCCACGGCTGCATGGACCTGGGCAGCTGGCTTACGATCAGCGAGACCAGAACGGAACAGAGGATCTTGTCCACCAGGTTCGAGGCGATCCGAGGCAGGAAGGTCGCGGTGAAGATGCGGGCGCCGGTCTGGGAGAGCCACAGCACGAAGACATCCAGGGGGCCGCCGGTCAGGCCGCCGTACACCGCTACCGCGATGGGCGAACCGATGAGGGGGGCGACAACCGAGAGGATCAGTCCGGTGATGACCGCCGTCACCAGCCCGAACTGGAACCGCCGGGCGATGAAGCCCACCGTGAGGCCGACGGCGCCGTTGACCAGACCGAAGGGGATGTTGGTGGGGCCGGCGGTCACGCCCAGCACCAGGTTGGTGATCAGGCCGACGCCGAAGGCCCACCAGGGGCCGTAGAGGACCGCGACGAAGATGGTGCCGATCGTGTCCAGGAAGAGCAGCGGGATGTTGAGCGCCCCGACCACGGTTCCACCGATCACGTTCAGAGCGACGGCCAGTCCACATAGCGCAAGCAGGTAGATATTCCGGCGGTCCATGTAAGTTCCCCCTAGTAAGAAGTTGTTACCCATTGGTAAGATAACAGATACGGACCGACAGGAAAAGCGGAAAAAGGTGAGCCCTATTGCTGGAGTTGCAGGATGTATGGTACCGGTACCCGGGAGCAGAGAGCGATTCCGTGCAGGGCCTCTCCGTGACCATCGCAGAAGGCGACTTCACGGCCATCCTGGGCCCGAACGGCTCCGGCAAGTCAACCCTGGCCCGCCTGCTCACCGGCCTCTGCCAGCCCACGCGCGGCCGGGTACTGGTCGACGGGCGCGACACGCGCGACCGCGAGGCGCTCTGGGAGGTTCACCGCACCGTACAGTTGATCTTCCAGATCCCCGAGAACCAGATCGTGGGCACGAGCCTGGCCGAAGACGTGGCCTTCGGCCTCGCCAACATCGGCCTGCCCCAGGCGGAGATGGCTGAGCGCA is from Symbiobacterium terraclitae and encodes:
- a CDS encoding CD3072 family TudS-related putative desulfidase, which codes for MRRSRKVIITAHCVLNQNTVFPGDARSTGIMKDAVEWIQAQGWGILQLPCPEFTFLGPDRPGMTYAQYDTPEYRRHCRRILEPFVEQLKVYRQHGYAIVGGMGIQSSPSCDPGRGVFMEELAAMLSEAGIAVDPWWQIPATESGQFDPQDPAARSRGSQAR
- a CDS encoding CD3073 family putative ECF transporter S component, with amino-acid sequence MDRRNIYLLALCGLAVALNVIGGTVVGALNIPLLFLDTIGTIFVAVLYGPWWAFGVGLITNLVLGVTAGPTNIPFGLVNGAVGLTVGFIARRFQFGLVTAVITGLILSVVAPLIGSPIAVAVYGGLTGGPLDVFVLWLSQTGARIFTATFLPRIASNLVDKILCSVLVSLIVSQLPRSMQPWRSQSGAA